In a genomic window of Microbispora sp. ZYX-F-249:
- the coaE gene encoding dephospho-CoA kinase: protein MLKVGLTGGIGSGKSEVSRRLAARGAVVIDADKIAREVVEPGTPGLAEIVEAFGEDVLRPDGTLDRERLGAIVFADAEKLRVLNGIVHPKVGERSRQLQREAPDDAVVVYDVPLLAENDLAPLYDVVVVVDTPDEVRLDRLRRLRGMPEADARARIAAQASREDRLRIADIVIGNDGSLEELDARVEKVWQDLSGRVARKG, encoded by the coding sequence GTGCTGAAGGTTGGGCTCACGGGCGGCATAGGTTCGGGCAAGAGCGAGGTGTCGCGCCGGCTCGCGGCCCGCGGGGCCGTCGTCATCGACGCGGACAAGATCGCCAGGGAGGTCGTGGAGCCGGGCACCCCCGGCCTCGCGGAGATCGTCGAGGCGTTCGGCGAGGACGTGCTCCGTCCCGACGGCACGCTCGACCGGGAGCGGCTGGGCGCCATCGTCTTCGCCGACGCGGAGAAGCTGCGGGTTCTCAACGGGATCGTCCACCCGAAGGTGGGCGAGCGCAGCCGGCAGCTCCAGCGGGAGGCCCCGGACGACGCCGTCGTCGTCTACGACGTGCCGTTGCTCGCGGAGAACGACCTGGCCCCCCTCTACGACGTGGTCGTCGTGGTGGACACGCCGGACGAGGTCCGGCTGGACCGCCTGCGGCGTTTGCGCGGCATGCCGGAGGCGGACGCCCGCGCCCGGATCGCCGCTCAGGCCTCCCGCGAGGACCGGCTGAGGATCGCCGACATCGTCATCGGCAACGACGGCTCCCTGGAGGAGCTCGACGCCCGGGTGGAGAAGGTCTGGCAGGACCTGAGCGGCCGGGTCGCCCGGAAGGGCTGA
- a CDS encoding alpha/beta fold hydrolase gives MHLSLEDRMTEFLKIGDGEIAYDVTGAGPLVVLVPGMGITRNTYRFLAPALAAAGYRVATMDLRGHGESSLGWDSYTRTDTADDIVALIEHLGGPAVVVGHSFAGGSATIAAAQRPELVTAIVEIAPFTRAQKPDLGGLLSNGHYRKGMTRLMGVALLRSIGLWKSYLDHAYPGVKPADWADYMAALDKDLRRPGRMAVVSAMGASAPTDAGAHLGGVRCPALVVMGTRDPDWADPRAEADGIVAGMPQGLGEVVMIDGAGHYPHAQYPDEVAAAMLAFLKERARG, from the coding sequence ATGCACTTGAGCCTGGAGGACCGCATGACGGAGTTCCTGAAGATCGGTGATGGCGAGATCGCCTACGACGTGACCGGGGCGGGCCCGCTGGTCGTGCTGGTCCCCGGCATGGGGATCACCCGGAACACCTACCGATTCCTCGCCCCGGCGCTGGCCGCCGCCGGGTATCGCGTGGCGACCATGGACCTGCGCGGGCACGGCGAGTCGAGCCTCGGCTGGGACTCCTACACCCGCACCGACACCGCCGACGACATCGTCGCCCTGATCGAGCACCTGGGCGGGCCCGCCGTCGTCGTCGGGCACTCCTTCGCCGGGGGATCGGCCACGATCGCGGCGGCACAGCGGCCCGAACTGGTCACCGCAATCGTGGAGATCGCCCCCTTCACCCGCGCCCAGAAGCCCGACCTGGGCGGCCTGCTGAGCAACGGCCACTACCGCAAGGGCATGACGCGGCTCATGGGCGTGGCGCTCCTGCGCAGCATCGGGCTCTGGAAGAGCTACCTCGACCACGCCTATCCCGGTGTCAAGCCCGCGGACTGGGCGGACTACATGGCCGCCCTGGACAAGGACCTGCGCAGGCCGGGCCGCATGGCCGTGGTGAGCGCGATGGGCGCGTCCGCGCCCACGGACGCCGGCGCGCACCTCGGCGGCGTCCGCTGTCCCGCCCTGGTCGTCATGGGCACCCGCGACCCCGACTGGGCCGACCCCCGGGCCGAGGCGGACGGCATCGTGGCAGGAATGCCGCAGGGGCTCGGCGAGGTGGTGATGATCGACGGAGCGGGGCACTACCCGCACGCGCAGTATCCCGACGAGGTCGCCGCCGCGATGCTCGCGTTCCTCAAGGAGCGGGCCCGTGGCTAG
- a CDS encoding TetR/AcrR family transcriptional regulator, with protein sequence MARAPLSPDAVVDLALRIVDEEGPDALTLSAVAGRAQVATPSLYKHVRNLAELRVLVSGRVLGELTEVASEAVLGRSGDEALRALMDGWRSYAARHPHRYSALIQAPRPETAEAGDRLIGIILAALRAYGLEGSAAIHAVRCLRAAMHGFAVLEAAGAFQLGEDLDESHALLAHMVVSGLRTLPRTARPEPAA encoded by the coding sequence GTGGCTAGGGCGCCCCTGTCCCCGGACGCCGTCGTCGACCTCGCGCTGCGGATCGTGGACGAGGAGGGCCCGGACGCGCTCACCCTGTCCGCGGTCGCCGGGCGCGCGCAGGTCGCCACCCCCTCGCTCTACAAACACGTACGCAACCTCGCCGAGCTGCGGGTCCTCGTCTCCGGGCGGGTGCTGGGCGAGCTGACGGAGGTCGCGAGCGAGGCGGTGCTCGGCAGGTCCGGCGACGAGGCGCTGCGCGCCCTGATGGACGGCTGGCGCTCCTACGCCGCCCGGCATCCGCACCGTTACTCGGCCCTGATCCAGGCGCCCAGGCCGGAGACGGCCGAGGCGGGGGACCGGCTGATCGGCATCATCCTCGCCGCGCTGCGGGCGTACGGGCTGGAGGGTTCGGCCGCGATCCACGCGGTCCGCTGCCTGCGCGCCGCCATGCACGGCTTCGCGGTCCTGGAGGCGGCGGGCGCCTTCCAGCTCGGTGAAGACCTCGACGAGAGCCACGCCCTGCTGGCGCACATGGTCGTCTCCGGGCTCCGGACCCTGCCTAGAACGGCTCGTCCAGAGCCAGCCGCCTGA
- a CDS encoding TIR domain-containing protein: protein MTHSGRGDARTEIFVSYSPADERWATWIAWQLEAAGYRTMLQAWDFVPGTNFIDFMDRGVSEADLVVAVLTRNYLGSRYGRLEWQAALRADPDNPSNKLVTVRLEDCPLDGLLSTITWVDLLGVTDPAEARRLLLTRIRQALAGRAKPAEPPRFPAEPGRHALQPAADPAPPAVRVPRPRRTPAAEPSFPTAERAGGASSVTVLHVAGPRFGRGLAEADEPLDAGELQASVWADLTRLADAGVPRPDLLMVTGDLTESGSIRECEQALAFLTGLRVLLGLEPGRLVVVPGPRDVTKAACRAYFATCEADDVRPQPPYWPKWRHFSTLFGELYQGLDGPAFDSAQPWTLFELPELRTVVAGVNSTIAMSHREEDDHGFVGEAQAAWFAERLRPFEGWLRIGAVAHPPRSGLRDAATLERLLGSRLDLLVHGRDARRGGPEEVWELEGLPCVPALAPGRHQILQLTAEGLRRWTRDRPELRDPEVLPYGWRGWRPQAPAAAPPEPAPEPEEPAGPADLLLDRIAEVCETRFERAKIRRVAGEPPRLLVTHPEDGFVRQVLIGAHAGELSQDRVEAFLGHVHAAGLEHAAELVYQGPQPPRALRDDALRRGLRLRSFTEFQGLLDLSSYVAGQTARLRGDRRYPPELYVPQRFRELDRTGGEVRDDLTGELMRLLAADHGRFALVLGDFGRGKTFSLREVARRIPAELPHLTPILIELRALDKAHSVAGLVAAHLANHGEELIDLKAFHYMLRQGRIVLLFDGFDELVTRVTYERAADHLDTLLRAAEDKAKIVVAGRTQHFKSRSQVMTALGEKVGLLPNRRVLSIEEFTEEQIRAYLVNRYGSRQAADERMALLTGIADLLGLAHNPRMLSFIADLPAERLRAVAQAGEAISAAGLYQEILDTWLAFEEERVRGVAGAPGGLTREELWRAATTLALRLWETGETYLRPAELAEAADTLTGLAADTQARVPYGPGADPGSSRPPVGDGAGTAGAQGNPGAQGVSRLTPEQAVHAVGAGSLLVRTDEGLFGFIHASVVEWLVARHLADSLGTGHAGGLGLRPLSALAVDFLCDLADASRLQAWAARTLASPGAGDVARANAIKVTTRLRTSARTDLRGARLSGEDLSYRELQGVDLTGADLTDARLVGADLSHAVLRDARLAGARLDEAVLVGADLRGADFTRARLARADLRDAAVEGSRWDRAALIDVTGVPRGAPELRGAAVAPGGSGADGGRVGAEPAPAVVGVPYGYHFESSRLPEPVAYRPDGGVLALGGEDGGVLVCDSVTGSVLRTLQGHRGRVYKVAYGEAGLVTGASDGTVRVWDPATGEPSHVLRAHAEGVWPVVTSGDLVAAGGADGIMRVWRSGEPVWELPGHTAPIYTAVFLPGLLVTGDSAGAIRVWDLATGRVRHHLQGHSGAVYRLVLSPDGTCLAAGDGQGVLRVWDPRTGAALHELTGHPGRIYTLAFHPEGRLLASGDTEGAVRLWDPVTGAAAGSLPGHRGAVYQVLFDPTGELLATGDSDGVVRLWDHRTGQSRAELTGHRGSVWPFAFRRDGRQLATCSNDGTARLWDPHTGQCVQTLRGHGRRVTSVRFSADGGMLAACGNDGYVRLWDPATGRRLRSLTGTADRLVSAVFSPAGPLLATASNDGGVYLWNPAAGTYERELNVETDHVWAEAFSPDGQLLATANDDDSVRLWYRPSGRQVANLTGHRGRVRSIAFSPDGRLVATGCDDRKVRLWDAPTGRWVATLSGHGDRVYAVAFSPSGDLLASASNDGTARLWDAASGECLRVLDGGGRLWTAAFSPSGDLLATAGDDLAVHLWDPASGARAGSLAGHGRRIWSVAFHPSGDVLASAGDDGVVILWDVARREPRATLLGLSEGWAAYSPSGLYKLEGDVTGQFWYVIGMCRFEPGELDEYLPEVRRLALDEPF from the coding sequence ATGACGCACAGCGGGCGGGGGGACGCGCGGACCGAGATCTTCGTCAGCTACTCCCCCGCCGACGAGCGGTGGGCGACCTGGATCGCCTGGCAGCTCGAAGCCGCCGGCTACCGCACGATGCTGCAGGCGTGGGACTTCGTGCCGGGCACCAACTTCATCGACTTCATGGACCGCGGGGTCAGCGAGGCCGACCTGGTCGTCGCGGTCCTCACCCGCAACTACCTGGGTTCCCGGTACGGCAGGCTCGAGTGGCAGGCGGCGCTGCGCGCCGATCCGGACAACCCGTCCAACAAGCTCGTGACGGTCCGGCTGGAGGACTGCCCGCTCGACGGCCTGCTGTCCACGATCACCTGGGTGGACCTCCTCGGCGTGACCGATCCCGCCGAGGCGCGGCGGCTGCTGCTGACCCGGATCCGGCAGGCGCTGGCCGGCCGGGCCAAGCCGGCCGAACCACCCCGGTTCCCGGCCGAGCCGGGCAGGCATGCCCTCCAGCCCGCCGCCGACCCCGCGCCCCCCGCCGTACGGGTGCCCAGGCCCCGGCGCACCCCGGCCGCCGAACCGTCCTTCCCGACGGCCGAGCGCGCGGGCGGCGCCTCCTCGGTGACCGTGCTGCACGTCGCCGGGCCGCGGTTCGGGCGCGGGCTGGCGGAGGCCGACGAGCCGCTCGACGCGGGCGAGCTGCAGGCGAGCGTGTGGGCCGACCTGACCCGCCTCGCCGACGCCGGGGTCCCCCGGCCCGACCTGCTGATGGTGACCGGCGACCTCACCGAGTCGGGCAGCATCCGCGAGTGCGAGCAGGCCCTCGCGTTCCTCACCGGGCTGCGGGTGCTGCTGGGGCTGGAACCCGGACGGCTGGTCGTCGTGCCCGGACCCCGCGACGTCACCAAGGCGGCCTGCCGGGCCTACTTCGCGACCTGCGAGGCCGACGACGTGCGCCCCCAGCCGCCGTACTGGCCGAAGTGGCGGCACTTCTCCACGCTCTTCGGGGAGCTGTACCAGGGCCTCGACGGCCCGGCCTTCGACAGCGCCCAGCCCTGGACGCTGTTCGAGCTGCCCGAGCTGCGCACCGTCGTCGCCGGGGTCAACTCCACGATCGCGATGAGCCACCGCGAGGAGGACGACCACGGCTTCGTCGGCGAGGCACAGGCGGCGTGGTTCGCCGAGCGGCTGCGGCCGTTCGAGGGATGGCTGCGGATCGGCGCCGTCGCCCATCCCCCGCGCTCCGGCCTGCGCGACGCCGCCACCCTGGAACGGCTGCTCGGCTCCCGGCTCGACCTGCTCGTCCACGGCCGCGACGCGCGGCGCGGCGGGCCGGAGGAGGTGTGGGAGCTGGAGGGGCTGCCGTGCGTGCCCGCGCTCGCCCCGGGCCGCCACCAGATCCTCCAGCTCACTGCGGAGGGGCTGCGCCGGTGGACCCGGGACCGCCCCGAGCTGCGCGACCCCGAGGTCCTGCCGTACGGCTGGCGCGGCTGGCGGCCACAGGCCCCCGCGGCGGCCCCTCCCGAGCCGGCGCCGGAGCCCGAGGAGCCCGCGGGCCCGGCCGACCTGCTGCTGGACCGGATCGCCGAGGTCTGCGAGACCCGCTTCGAACGGGCCAAGATCCGCCGCGTCGCGGGCGAGCCCCCGCGCCTGCTCGTCACCCACCCCGAGGACGGGTTCGTGCGCCAGGTCCTCATCGGCGCGCACGCCGGGGAGCTGAGCCAGGACCGGGTCGAGGCGTTCCTCGGCCACGTCCACGCGGCGGGGCTGGAGCACGCCGCCGAGCTGGTCTACCAGGGACCCCAGCCGCCGCGAGCATTACGCGACGACGCCCTGCGGCGCGGGCTGCGGCTGCGCAGCTTCACCGAGTTCCAGGGCCTGCTCGACCTGTCGTCCTACGTGGCGGGGCAGACGGCCAGGTTGCGCGGCGACCGCCGCTATCCGCCCGAGCTGTACGTGCCGCAGCGGTTCCGGGAGCTCGACCGGACCGGCGGCGAGGTGCGCGACGACCTGACCGGCGAGCTGATGCGGCTGCTCGCGGCCGACCACGGGCGGTTCGCGCTCGTGCTCGGCGATTTCGGCCGGGGCAAGACGTTCTCGCTGCGCGAGGTGGCCCGGCGCATCCCCGCCGAGCTGCCGCACCTCACGCCGATCCTGATCGAGCTGCGCGCCCTCGACAAGGCGCACTCGGTCGCCGGGCTGGTCGCGGCGCACCTCGCCAACCACGGCGAGGAGCTGATCGACCTCAAGGCGTTCCACTACATGCTGCGCCAGGGCCGCATCGTGCTGCTGTTCGACGGCTTCGACGAACTCGTCACCCGCGTGACGTACGAACGGGCGGCCGACCACCTCGACACGCTGCTGCGCGCGGCGGAGGACAAGGCGAAGATCGTCGTGGCCGGGCGCACCCAGCACTTCAAGTCGCGCAGCCAGGTGATGACCGCCCTCGGGGAGAAGGTCGGCCTGCTGCCCAACCGCCGGGTGCTCAGCATCGAGGAGTTCACCGAGGAGCAGATCCGCGCGTACCTGGTCAACCGGTACGGCTCGCGGCAGGCGGCCGACGAACGGATGGCCCTGCTCACGGGCATCGCCGACCTGCTCGGCCTGGCGCACAACCCCCGAATGCTCAGCTTCATCGCCGACCTGCCTGCCGAACGGCTGCGCGCCGTGGCCCAGGCCGGGGAGGCGATCAGCGCCGCCGGTCTCTACCAGGAGATCCTCGACACGTGGCTGGCCTTCGAGGAGGAGCGCGTACGCGGCGTGGCCGGGGCCCCCGGCGGGCTGACCCGCGAGGAGCTGTGGCGGGCCGCGACCACGCTCGCGCTGCGGCTGTGGGAGACCGGCGAGACCTACCTGCGGCCGGCGGAGCTGGCCGAGGCCGCCGACACGCTCACCGGGCTGGCCGCCGACACGCAGGCCCGCGTGCCGTACGGACCGGGCGCGGATCCCGGATCCTCCCGTCCGCCGGTCGGGGACGGCGCCGGGACCGCGGGAGCACAGGGAAACCCGGGAGCGCAGGGGGTCTCGCGGCTGACGCCCGAGCAGGCCGTGCACGCCGTCGGAGCCGGCAGCCTGCTGGTGCGCACGGACGAGGGGTTGTTCGGGTTCATCCACGCCTCGGTCGTGGAATGGCTGGTGGCCCGGCACCTCGCGGACTCGCTCGGCACCGGCCACGCGGGGGGCCTGGGCCTGCGGCCGTTGTCGGCGCTGGCCGTCGACTTCCTGTGCGACCTGGCCGACGCCTCGCGGCTGCAGGCGTGGGCGGCCCGCACGCTCGCCTCCCCCGGCGCGGGCGACGTGGCGCGGGCCAACGCCATCAAGGTGACCACCCGGTTGCGCACCTCGGCCAGGACCGACCTGCGCGGGGCACGGCTCAGCGGCGAGGACCTGTCGTACCGGGAGCTGCAGGGCGTGGACCTCACCGGCGCCGACCTGACCGACGCCCGGCTCGTCGGGGCCGACCTGTCCCACGCCGTGCTGCGGGACGCCCGGCTGGCCGGGGCGCGCCTCGACGAGGCCGTCCTCGTCGGCGCCGACCTGCGCGGTGCCGATTTCACCCGGGCCCGGCTGGCCCGTGCCGACCTGCGGGACGCCGCCGTCGAGGGCAGCCGCTGGGACCGGGCCGCGCTCATCGACGTGACCGGCGTGCCCCGGGGAGCGCCGGAGCTGCGCGGCGCCGCCGTCGCGCCCGGCGGCTCCGGCGCGGACGGCGGGCGGGTCGGCGCCGAGCCGGCCCCCGCCGTCGTCGGCGTGCCGTACGGCTATCACTTCGAGAGCAGCCGCCTGCCCGAACCGGTCGCCTACCGCCCCGACGGCGGTGTGCTCGCCCTGGGCGGGGAGGACGGCGGCGTCCTGGTCTGCGACAGCGTCACCGGGTCCGTCCTGCGCACGCTGCAGGGCCACCGGGGCCGCGTCTACAAGGTCGCCTACGGCGAGGCCGGGCTGGTGACCGGCGCGAGCGACGGAACCGTCCGGGTGTGGGATCCGGCCACGGGCGAGCCGTCCCACGTCCTGCGCGCCCACGCCGAGGGGGTGTGGCCCGTGGTCACCTCCGGCGACCTGGTCGCGGCCGGCGGCGCGGACGGGATCATGCGGGTCTGGAGGTCCGGGGAGCCGGTGTGGGAGCTGCCGGGTCACACCGCCCCGATCTACACGGCCGTGTTCCTGCCGGGACTGCTGGTGACCGGCGACAGCGCCGGGGCGATCCGCGTGTGGGACCTCGCAACCGGGCGGGTGCGGCACCACCTGCAGGGCCACAGCGGGGCCGTCTACCGCCTCGTCCTCAGCCCCGACGGCACCTGCCTGGCCGCCGGGGACGGCCAGGGCGTGCTGCGCGTCTGGGACCCCCGAACCGGCGCCGCGCTGCACGAGCTGACCGGTCATCCCGGACGGATCTACACCCTCGCCTTCCATCCGGAGGGCCGGCTGCTCGCCTCCGGCGACACCGAGGGAGCCGTACGGCTGTGGGACCCGGTCACCGGCGCGGCGGCCGGCAGCCTGCCCGGGCACCGCGGGGCCGTCTACCAGGTCCTGTTCGATCCCACCGGCGAGCTGCTGGCGACCGGGGACAGCGACGGGGTCGTCCGGCTCTGGGACCACCGCACCGGACAGTCGCGGGCCGAGCTGACCGGGCACCGGGGATCGGTGTGGCCGTTCGCGTTCCGCCGGGACGGCCGGCAGCTCGCGACCTGCAGCAACGACGGCACCGCCCGGTTGTGGGACCCCCACACCGGTCAGTGCGTCCAGACGCTGCGCGGCCACGGCCGCCGCGTCACGTCCGTGCGGTTCTCCGCCGACGGCGGCATGCTCGCCGCCTGCGGCAACGACGGCTACGTACGGCTGTGGGACCCGGCCACGGGCCGCCGCCTGCGCTCGCTCACCGGAACGGCCGACCGGCTGGTGTCGGCCGTCTTCAGCCCGGCGGGCCCGCTGCTCGCCACCGCGAGCAACGACGGCGGCGTCTACCTGTGGAACCCGGCCGCCGGGACGTACGAGCGCGAGCTCAACGTGGAGACCGACCACGTGTGGGCGGAGGCGTTCAGCCCCGACGGGCAACTGCTGGCCACCGCGAACGACGACGACAGCGTCCGGCTGTGGTACCGCCCCTCCGGACGCCAGGTCGCCAACCTGACCGGGCACCGGGGACGGGTCAGGTCGATCGCGTTCAGCCCGGACGGCCGGCTCGTGGCCACCGGCTGCGACGACCGCAAGGTCCGGCTGTGGGACGCGCCGACCGGCCGGTGGGTGGCGACGCTGAGCGGGCACGGCGACCGGGTGTACGCGGTGGCCTTCTCCCCCTCGGGCGACCTGCTGGCGAGCGCGAGCAACGACGGCACCGCACGCCTGTGGGACGCCGCCTCCGGCGAGTGCCTGCGCGTGCTCGACGGGGGCGGGCGGCTGTGGACGGCGGCGTTCAGCCCGTCCGGCGACCTGCTCGCCACCGCCGGGGACGACCTCGCCGTCCACCTGTGGGACCCGGCCTCCGGCGCGCGCGCCGGGTCACTCGCCGGGCACGGCCGCCGGATCTGGTCGGTCGCCTTCCACCCCTCCGGGGACGTCCTCGCCAGCGCCGGGGACGACGGCGTGGTGATCCTGTGGGACGTCGCCCGCCGCGAGCCCCGCGCCACCCTGCTCGGCCTGTCGGAGGGCTGGGCCGCGTACTCGCCCAGCGGGCTGTACAAGCTGGAGGGCGACGTGACGGGCCAGTTCTGGTACGTGATCGGCATGTGCCGGTTCGAACCCGGTGAGCTGGACGAGTACCTGCCCGAGGTCAGGCGGCTGGCTCTGGACGAGCCGTTCTAG
- a CDS encoding ArsB/NhaD family transporter gives MATGLRRLSVLDWIRFGLLAAGLVFVATGLLPAEEARDSIERIAPLLLFLGAVIVLAELTKEAQVFDVIATRIAIVGRGSYATLFLFCTAFASLVTIFLNLDTTAVLLTPVMLALAPRAKIAPLPLVMTTVWLANTASLLLPVSNLTNLLAMNRVALTTQEFAARMWAPQAVSIAVTMAFLWAFYWRRGERGEDRYEPPPPVPVADRVLFGVAGVACLLFIAAILAGVEIGVAALVAAVAVVAAFAWRDRAKLVWGLIPWRLLVFVTGLFLVVPTLSRLGLADVMRALVGAGGDGDGAYRAAAAGAALSNVLNNLPAYVAGEQVIPAANHTQLLSLLAGTNLGPVITPWGSLATLLWFEWCRRGDVRVPLAKFVATGAGLALAGLAATVTVLVLTA, from the coding sequence GTGGCGACCGGGCTGCGGCGACTCAGCGTTCTCGACTGGATCAGGTTCGGGCTGCTCGCGGCGGGGCTGGTCTTCGTGGCCACCGGCCTGCTGCCGGCCGAGGAGGCCCGGGACAGCATCGAGCGCATCGCCCCTCTGCTGCTGTTCCTCGGCGCGGTCATCGTGCTGGCGGAGCTGACCAAGGAGGCGCAGGTCTTCGACGTTATCGCGACCCGCATCGCGATCGTCGGCCGGGGCAGCTACGCCACTCTCTTCCTGTTCTGTACGGCTTTCGCCTCGCTGGTCACGATCTTCCTCAACCTGGACACCACGGCCGTCCTGCTTACCCCGGTCATGCTGGCCCTGGCGCCGCGCGCGAAGATCGCGCCGCTGCCGCTCGTGATGACCACGGTCTGGCTGGCCAACACCGCGAGCCTGCTGCTTCCGGTCTCCAACCTCACCAACCTGCTCGCCATGAACCGGGTCGCGCTGACCACGCAGGAGTTCGCCGCGCGGATGTGGGCCCCGCAGGCGGTGTCGATCGCGGTGACGATGGCGTTCCTGTGGGCGTTCTACTGGCGGCGGGGCGAGCGCGGCGAGGACCGCTACGAGCCGCCGCCGCCGGTGCCGGTGGCCGACCGGGTGCTGTTCGGCGTCGCGGGGGTGGCGTGCCTGCTGTTCATCGCCGCGATCCTGGCGGGCGTGGAGATCGGCGTCGCGGCCCTCGTCGCGGCGGTCGCGGTGGTCGCCGCCTTCGCCTGGCGCGACCGGGCCAAGCTCGTGTGGGGCCTGATCCCCTGGCGGCTGCTGGTCTTCGTCACCGGGCTGTTCCTCGTGGTCCCGACGCTCAGCCGCCTCGGCCTGGCCGACGTCATGCGCGCGCTCGTCGGCGCGGGCGGCGACGGGGACGGCGCCTACCGCGCGGCCGCCGCCGGAGCCGCGCTGTCCAACGTGCTCAACAACCTCCCGGCGTACGTCGCGGGCGAGCAGGTCATCCCCGCGGCCAACCACACGCAGCTGCTGTCGCTGCTCGCGGGCACCAACCTGGGCCCCGTGATCACGCCCTGGGGCTCGCTCGCGACGCTGCTGTGGTTCGAGTGGTGCCGGCGGGGGGACGTGCGGGTGCCGCTGGCCAAGTTCGTCGCCACCGGCGCGGGCCTCGCCCTGGCCGGCCTCGCCGCCACGGTCACCGTCCTGGTCCTCACCGCCTGA
- a CDS encoding biotin transporter BioY, with protein sequence MTDEQSTPKRRFPAADIARVSVFAALIAVLGLPGALNVFGDAVPITLQTLGVMLAGAILGTWRSALAVTVLLVLVAAGLPLLAGGRGGLGVFTGPSAGFLLGWLPGAALTGWIVERGGRAPGTLRLVIACLAGGVGVVYLCGIPVQALVTGLSLGKTALLSAAFLPGDLAKAALASIVARGTQRAYPDAVPAVHRERLRAGG encoded by the coding sequence GTGACAGATGAACAGAGCACGCCGAAGCGGCGCTTCCCCGCGGCGGACATCGCCAGAGTCAGCGTCTTCGCCGCGCTGATCGCCGTGCTCGGCCTGCCGGGCGCGCTGAACGTCTTCGGCGACGCGGTGCCGATCACGCTGCAGACGCTGGGCGTCATGCTCGCCGGGGCGATCCTGGGCACGTGGCGGTCCGCCCTCGCCGTGACGGTCCTGCTCGTGCTGGTCGCCGCGGGGCTGCCCCTGCTGGCGGGCGGGCGCGGCGGGCTCGGCGTCTTCACCGGTCCCTCGGCCGGCTTCCTGCTCGGCTGGCTTCCCGGCGCGGCCCTGACCGGGTGGATCGTCGAACGCGGCGGACGCGCGCCGGGCACGCTCCGGCTGGTGATCGCCTGCCTGGCCGGCGGCGTCGGCGTGGTCTATCTGTGCGGCATCCCCGTGCAGGCCCTGGTCACCGGGCTGTCCCTGGGCAAGACCGCGCTGCTCAGCGCCGCCTTCCTGCCGGGCGACCTGGCCAAGGCGGCGCTGGCGTCGATCGTGGCGCGGGGCACCCAGCGGGCCTACCCGGACGCCGTCCCGGCGGTGCACCGGGAGCGGCTGAGGGCAGGGGGGTGA
- a CDS encoding AMP-binding protein, translating to MPVAAQVMRHAAVRPRRIAVSGPGGELTYAELAARASRAARRLADDGIGRGALVATGQADPAALLAAVLAADLAGVTPLLCDHAWNEERRAQVMAAVPVAAGFDDPIPEADGPPVRHRPGPDDLTWACFSSGSTGRPRAVVRGRASWTGSFAHLDELTGIGPGDVVLIPGPLVSSLYGFAAVHALAAGATAVVPGRWSPGALAGQLRRATVVHVVPHRLPAVLDALAASGGPLRTAVVGGAAMDAGARTRAAAAGVRVVSYYGATELSFVAVDADGSGLRPFPGVEVDVRALPGQALGEVWVRSPWLCEGYLAGATGPLRRDAGGWMTVGDLAEPYRPGEVLRLRGRGDGAIQTGGATVVPEDVEEVLRKVPGVDDVVVVGTPHPHLGAVVTAVVEGEDASRAALEATARAELDPAQRPRRWYAARSLPRTPTGKPARGLVAARLAAGGDPGLRRLG from the coding sequence GTGCCGGTAGCCGCGCAGGTCATGCGGCACGCCGCCGTCCGCCCCCGGCGGATCGCGGTGTCCGGTCCCGGGGGGGAGCTGACCTATGCCGAGCTCGCGGCCCGGGCGAGCCGCGCCGCACGCCGCCTCGCCGACGACGGCATCGGTCGCGGCGCGCTCGTCGCGACCGGCCAGGCCGACCCGGCGGCCCTGCTCGCCGCCGTGCTCGCCGCCGATCTGGCGGGGGTCACGCCGCTGCTGTGCGACCACGCCTGGAACGAGGAACGACGGGCGCAGGTCATGGCCGCGGTGCCGGTGGCCGCCGGCTTCGACGACCCGATCCCCGAGGCGGACGGCCCGCCCGTGCGGCACCGCCCCGGGCCGGACGACCTCACCTGGGCCTGCTTCAGCTCCGGCAGCACCGGCAGGCCCCGCGCCGTGGTGCGCGGCCGCGCCTCGTGGACGGGGTCGTTCGCCCATCTGGACGAGCTGACCGGCATCGGCCCCGGCGACGTCGTGCTGATCCCCGGTCCGCTGGTCTCCTCCCTGTACGGCTTCGCCGCCGTGCACGCACTGGCGGCGGGCGCGACGGCCGTGGTGCCCGGCCGGTGGTCGCCGGGCGCGCTGGCCGGGCAGTTGCGGCGGGCCACCGTGGTGCATGTGGTGCCGCACCGGCTGCCCGCCGTGCTGGACGCCCTGGCCGCGTCCGGGGGCCCGCTGCGCACCGCCGTGGTCGGCGGGGCGGCGATGGACGCCGGCGCCCGCACCCGCGCGGCGGCGGCCGGAGTGCGTGTGGTGTCCTATTACGGCGCCACCGAGCTGTCGTTCGTCGCCGTGGACGCCGACGGATCCGGGCTGCGGCCCTTCCCGGGCGTCGAGGTCGACGTCAGGGCGCTGCCCGGGCAGGCCCTCGGCGAGGTGTGGGTGCGCTCCCCGTGGCTCTGCGAGGGCTACCTGGCCGGTGCCACGGGCCCCCTCCGGCGGGACGCCGGCGGCTGGATGACGGTCGGCGACCTGGCGGAGCCGTACCGGCCGGGCGAGGTCCTGCGGCTGCGCGGCCGCGGCGACGGCGCGATCCAGACCGGCGGCGCCACCGTGGTGCCCGAGGACGTCGAGGAGGTGCTGAGGAAGGTGCCGGGAGTGGACGACGTGGTCGTGGTCGGCACGCCGCATCCGCACCTGGGCGCCGTGGTCACCGCGGTCGTCGAGGGCGAGGACGCGTCACGGGCGGCGCTGGAGGCGACGGCGCGCGCCGAGCTCGACCCCGCGCAGCGCCCCCGCCGCTGGTACGCGGCCCGGTCCCTGCCCCGCACCCCCACCGGCAAGCCGGCCCGCGGCCTCGTCGCCGCCCGTCTCGCCGCCGGCGGCGACCCCGGCCTGCGAAGGCTCGGCTGA